In a single window of the Thermus amyloliquefaciens genome:
- a CDS encoding NYN domain-containing protein, giving the protein MRVALFIDGSYMYLAAKRLGWNVDHRRVLTQFATPEQLYNAFYYVPITDPEDERQQRFIDALVFMGYTVRSRLVRGDARFEAMMATDLLTTAPRWDRAIVASGSGDLAHTFSALRAMGKEIHLLGVHELADLELRNQADRFLNLPEWREVLERTLGGRRTYVGYPVEATVEVLPAPVEDAQP; this is encoded by the coding sequence ATGCGGGTTGCCCTTTTCATTGACGGGTCGTACATGTACCTGGCCGCCAAACGCCTGGGTTGGAATGTGGACCACCGCCGGGTTCTCACCCAGTTCGCCACCCCGGAGCAGCTTTACAACGCTTTCTACTACGTCCCCATCACCGACCCCGAGGACGAACGCCAGCAACGCTTCATCGACGCCCTGGTCTTCATGGGGTACACGGTGCGTAGCCGTCTGGTGCGGGGGGATGCCCGGTTTGAGGCCATGATGGCCACGGACCTCCTCACCACCGCCCCCCGCTGGGACCGGGCCATCGTGGCCAGCGGCTCGGGGGATCTGGCCCACACCTTTAGCGCCCTGCGGGCCATGGGCAAGGAGATCCACCTCCTGGGCGTGCACGAGCTTGCGGACCTCGAGCTCCGCAACCAGGCGGACCGCTTCCTAAACCTCCCCGAGTGGCGGGAGGTGCTGGAGAGAACCCTGGGGGGGCGCCGCACCTATGTGGGCTACCCCGTGGAGGCCACGGTGGAGGTGCTCCCTGCCCCGGTGGAGGACGCCCAGCCCTAA
- a CDS encoding YgaP family membrane protein yields MTVNESTTDRVIRFVLALVLFYFAFQSASPWNWILGIVGVVLLFTAVTGFCALYRVLGISTKK; encoded by the coding sequence ATGACGGTGAACGAGAGCACCACCGACCGGGTCATCCGTTTCGTCTTGGCCTTGGTCCTCTTCTACTTCGCCTTCCAGTCGGCCTCGCCCTGGAACTGGATCCTGGGCATCGTGGGCGTGGTTTTGCTCTTCACGGCGGTCACCGGCTTCTGCGCCCTTTACAGGGTCCTGGGCATCAGCACCAAGAAGTAG
- a CDS encoding tRNA-binding protein yields the protein MDALQAFQVLDLRIGRILRAEPHEKARKPSYKLWIDLGPLGVKQSSAQITELYRPEDLVGRLVVCAVNLGSRSIAGFLSEVLVLGAKDGEGRVVLLTVEREVPLGEKVF from the coding sequence GTGGACGCCCTGCAAGCCTTCCAAGTCCTGGACCTCCGCATCGGCCGCATCCTGAGGGCCGAACCCCACGAGAAAGCCCGCAAACCCAGCTACAAGCTTTGGATTGACCTGGGGCCCTTGGGGGTTAAGCAAAGCTCGGCTCAGATCACGGAACTCTACCGCCCCGAGGACCTGGTGGGCCGCCTGGTGGTCTGTGCCGTGAACCTGGGAAGCCGCTCCATTGCCGGCTTCCTTTCCGAGGTGCTGGTCCTGGGGGCTAAGGATGGGGAGGGCCGGGTGGTCCTCCTCACCGTGGAGCGGGAGGTGCCCCTGGGGGAGAAGGTCTTCTAA
- a CDS encoding ABC transporter ATP-binding protein: MDEKRLLEVRDLKVHFFTDDGVVKAVDGVSFHVDKGETLAVVGESGSGKSVTALSIMRLIPTPPGRIVGGEIRFRGKDGQVRDLAKLSEAEMRRIRGNDIAMIFQEPMTSLNPVYTVGDQIAEAIMLHQGKSRKEAMELAAHMLDLVGIPEPKKRLANYPHQMSGGMRQRVMIAMALSCNPSLLIADEPTTALDVTIQAQILELMKKLQEEIGMSILFITHNLGVVAEMADRVVVMYAGRAVEQADVVPLFKEPLHPYTRGLLHSVPRLDLAAEHRERLEAIPGNVPNPLYLPPGCAFHPRCKHHVEGLCDREVPPLEETGDGRQVRCVRWREIREVRA, encoded by the coding sequence ATGGACGAAAAGCGGTTACTGGAGGTGAGAGACCTTAAAGTCCACTTCTTCACCGACGATGGGGTGGTGAAGGCGGTGGACGGGGTTTCCTTCCATGTGGACAAAGGGGAAACCCTGGCGGTGGTGGGGGAGTCCGGTTCGGGGAAGAGCGTGACCGCCCTCTCCATCATGCGGCTCATCCCCACGCCTCCAGGCAGGATCGTGGGCGGGGAGATCCGCTTCCGGGGCAAGGACGGGCAGGTGCGGGACCTGGCAAAGCTTTCGGAGGCGGAGATGCGCCGCATCCGGGGCAACGACATCGCCATGATCTTCCAGGAACCCATGACCTCCTTGAACCCCGTGTACACGGTGGGGGACCAGATCGCCGAGGCCATCATGCTCCACCAGGGGAAAAGCCGCAAGGAGGCCATGGAGCTGGCGGCCCACATGCTGGACCTGGTGGGCATCCCTGAGCCCAAGAAGCGCCTTGCCAACTACCCCCACCAGATGTCCGGCGGGATGCGCCAGCGGGTGATGATCGCCATGGCGCTTTCCTGCAACCCTTCCTTGCTCATCGCCGACGAGCCCACCACCGCCTTGGACGTGACCATCCAGGCCCAGATCCTGGAGCTGATGAAGAAGCTCCAGGAGGAGATCGGCATGAGCATCCTTTTCATCACCCACAACCTGGGGGTGGTGGCGGAGATGGCGGACCGGGTGGTGGTGATGTACGCGGGCCGGGCGGTGGAGCAGGCGGACGTGGTGCCCCTCTTCAAGGAGCCCCTGCACCCCTACACCCGGGGGCTTCTCCACTCCGTGCCCCGGCTGGACCTGGCGGCGGAGCATCGGGAGCGCCTCGAGGCCATCCCGGGCAACGTACCCAACCCCTTGTACCTGCCCCCGGGTTGCGCCTTCCACCCCCGGTGCAAGCACCACGTGGAAGGCCTTTGCGACCGGGAGGTGCCCCCCTTGGAGGAGACGGGTGATGGCCGCCAGGTGCGGTGCGTGCGCTGGCGGGAGATCCGGGAGGTGCGGGCATGA
- a CDS encoding CBS and ACT domain-containing protein — protein sequence MLVQDVMRFPVVTVEPGVTLEEAYRLLLQKGIRHLPVVEEGRLVGIITDRDIRLATSRLNPKGACPECAPVAEVMTKEVVTAHPLDPVEEAARVMRERKIGSLPVLEDGALVGIVTGIDLLDALLKLTGVTEPSGRLEVRLPDRVGELARLTGFLAGRGINIHSLLSYPEDGDRVRAVVRVNTLETHLLAEGLRQEGFEVLWPPKKPW from the coding sequence ATGCTGGTTCAGGATGTGATGCGCTTCCCCGTGGTCACGGTGGAGCCCGGGGTGACCCTCGAGGAGGCCTACCGCCTCCTCCTGCAAAAGGGCATCCGCCACCTGCCGGTGGTGGAGGAGGGCAGGCTGGTGGGGATCATCACCGACCGGGATATCCGTTTGGCCACCAGCCGCCTCAACCCCAAGGGCGCCTGCCCGGAGTGCGCCCCGGTGGCGGAGGTGATGACCAAGGAGGTGGTCACCGCCCATCCCCTGGACCCGGTGGAGGAGGCGGCCCGGGTGATGCGGGAAAGGAAGATCGGCTCCCTACCCGTCCTGGAGGATGGTGCCTTGGTGGGGATCGTCACGGGGATAGACCTTTTGGATGCCCTCCTGAAGCTCACCGGGGTCACCGAACCCTCGGGGCGCCTCGAGGTGCGCCTTCCCGACCGGGTGGGGGAGCTGGCCCGGCTTACCGGGTTCTTGGCGGGCCGGGGGATTAACATCCATTCCCTGCTCTCCTATCCGGAGGATGGGGACCGGGTGCGGGCGGTGGTGCGGGTGAACACCTTGGAAACCCACCTTCTTGCGGAGGGGCTACGCCAGGAGGGGTTTGAGGTGCTTTGGCCTCCCAAGAAGCCATGGTGA
- a CDS encoding DUF402 domain-containing protein — translation MGAAVWPVAPGDWVRVEFYKYPGDSLHYLWEAQVVEVRPEGVLTLLPQGGVFHHVAKGKKAVLDHDAYVAFFPGAWYSGGPDVRQGRVLEYYWNVQTPAEWTGRGFRQYDLELDVRCRADHVCQVFDREEFLAKLPLYPKAWVEEAEKAVEAIFHHMRQGRWPVLPPGEPLPWMERI, via the coding sequence ATGGGGGCCGCGGTCTGGCCGGTTGCCCCCGGGGATTGGGTACGGGTGGAGTTTTACAAGTACCCCGGGGATAGCCTTCACTACCTCTGGGAGGCCCAGGTGGTGGAGGTGCGGCCCGAAGGCGTCCTGACCCTTTTGCCCCAGGGGGGCGTTTTCCACCACGTGGCCAAGGGCAAGAAGGCGGTGCTGGACCACGATGCCTATGTGGCCTTCTTCCCTGGGGCTTGGTACTCCGGGGGGCCGGACGTGCGCCAAGGCCGGGTGTTGGAGTACTACTGGAACGTCCAGACCCCCGCGGAGTGGACGGGAAGGGGGTTTCGCCAGTACGACCTGGAGCTGGACGTGCGTTGCCGCGCCGACCACGTCTGCCAGGTGTTTGACCGGGAGGAGTTCTTGGCCAAGCTTCCCCTTTACCCCAAGGCTTGGGTGGAGGAAGCGGAAAAGGCCGTGGAGGCCATCTTCCACCACATGCGGCAAGGGAGGTGGCCGGTGCTCCCCCCTGGGGAACCCCTTCCCTGGATGGAGCGGATCTAA
- a CDS encoding zinc-binding dehydrogenase, whose amino-acid sequence MRAILMEARGGPEVLKPGEVPAPEPGPKEVRLRVKAAALNHLDIWVRKGVASPKLPLPHVLGADASGVVDAVGPGVTGFAPGDEVVVNPGLSCGHCERCLAGEDNLCSRYEILGEHRWGAYAEYLVVPEVNLVRKPQNLSFVEAAAIPLTFLTAWQMVVDKLQVRPGEEVLVMAAGSGVSVAAIQIAKLFGARVIATAGSEEKLRKAKELGADETVNYTHPDWPKEVRRLTGGKGADKVVDHTGALYFEGVIRATANGGRIAIAGASSGYEGTLPFAHVFFRQLSILGSTMGSKSRLFPILRFVEQGKLKPVVGQVLPLEEAAEGHRLLEERRVFGKVVLQVD is encoded by the coding sequence ATGCGGGCAATCCTGATGGAGGCTCGAGGCGGCCCGGAGGTGCTCAAGCCCGGGGAGGTCCCCGCCCCCGAGCCCGGTCCCAAAGAGGTGCGCCTCCGGGTAAAGGCTGCAGCCCTCAACCACCTGGACATCTGGGTACGCAAGGGGGTGGCCAGCCCCAAACTTCCCTTACCCCACGTGCTAGGGGCTGACGCCAGCGGGGTAGTGGACGCGGTGGGCCCTGGGGTCACGGGGTTCGCTCCGGGAGACGAGGTGGTGGTGAACCCCGGCCTCTCCTGCGGGCACTGCGAGCGCTGCCTGGCGGGGGAGGATAACCTCTGTTCCCGGTACGAGATCCTGGGGGAGCATCGCTGGGGAGCCTACGCGGAGTACCTGGTGGTGCCCGAGGTCAATCTCGTGAGGAAACCGCAAAACCTCTCCTTCGTGGAGGCGGCCGCCATTCCCCTCACCTTCCTCACCGCCTGGCAGATGGTGGTGGACAAGCTCCAGGTGCGTCCTGGGGAAGAGGTATTGGTGATGGCTGCGGGCAGCGGGGTGAGCGTGGCCGCCATCCAGATCGCCAAGCTCTTCGGGGCCAGGGTTATCGCCACCGCAGGCTCGGAGGAAAAGCTCAGGAAGGCCAAGGAGCTGGGAGCCGATGAAACCGTGAACTACACCCACCCCGACTGGCCCAAGGAGGTGCGCCGCCTAACCGGCGGGAAGGGCGCCGACAAGGTGGTGGACCACACCGGGGCCCTTTACTTTGAGGGGGTGATCCGGGCCACGGCCAATGGGGGCAGGATTGCCATCGCCGGAGCTTCCTCGGGGTACGAGGGCACCCTTCCCTTCGCCCATGTGTTCTTCCGGCAACTTTCCATCCTAGGCTCCACCATGGGCTCCAAAAGCCGCCTCTTCCCCATCCTGCGCTTCGTGGAGCAAGGCAAGCTCAAGCCGGTGGTGGGGCAGGTACTCCCCCTGGAAGAGGCGGCCGAGGGGCACCGCCTCCTGGAAGAGAGGCGGGTCTTCGGCAAGGTGGTCCTGCAGGTGGACTGA
- a CDS encoding ABC transporter permease — MERLSSSTARTQLVLRQFRKHRLAVWGGRILLVLYLMAAFAGFFSPYDPNYYELYPPKGNHPPTRIHFVDPETGRLSRPFVYATKPSIDPVTLQPRYEEDPSQGKFYLRFFVRTPDQPYTVFKVFRSDLRLIGVDPPGRIFLMGTDNFGRDLFSRIVYGGQVSLTIGILSALVSFALGLLLGGIAGYFSGRPFALSLPPRAWRGLGLVLGPLGLLLWVAVAMGALYLAWSFVRLSPGKEWFSYGIDGLVLALGVGAALAILRRVFREPLRLDPDDLIMRTVEIIAAIPSLFLLISLRAVFPTNVDPLLTFYLVVGLLGFIGWGGLARVVRGIVLSVREMDYVQAARALGASDSRIIARHILPATASYVIVSLSLTIPGFILGESGLSFLGLGVTEPYTSWGLLLQAAQQGGFASFTDRPWVLWPGFFIFLSVLSWNFLGDGLRDALDPRRRQ, encoded by the coding sequence GTGGAACGCCTTTCGTCTTCTACCGCCCGCACCCAGCTGGTTTTGCGCCAGTTTCGCAAGCACCGCCTGGCGGTCTGGGGCGGGCGCATTCTTCTGGTGCTTTACCTGATGGCCGCCTTCGCCGGGTTTTTCAGCCCCTACGATCCCAACTACTATGAGCTCTATCCCCCCAAGGGGAACCACCCGCCCACCCGAATCCACTTTGTGGACCCCGAAACGGGAAGGCTCAGTCGGCCTTTTGTCTACGCCACCAAACCCAGCATTGATCCGGTAACCCTCCAGCCCCGTTACGAGGAGGATCCATCCCAGGGCAAGTTCTACCTGCGCTTTTTCGTGCGAACCCCCGACCAGCCCTACACCGTCTTCAAGGTGTTCCGCTCCGACCTAAGGCTCATTGGGGTGGATCCCCCGGGGCGCATCTTCCTTATGGGTACGGATAACTTTGGCCGGGACCTCTTCAGCCGCATCGTCTACGGTGGGCAGGTTTCGCTCACCATCGGGATCCTCTCGGCCTTGGTCTCCTTCGCCTTGGGGCTCCTTTTAGGGGGGATCGCCGGCTACTTCTCCGGGCGCCCCTTCGCCCTCTCCCTTCCCCCCAGGGCGTGGCGGGGCCTTGGGTTGGTGCTGGGGCCTTTGGGCCTCCTTCTGTGGGTGGCCGTGGCCATGGGGGCCTTGTACCTGGCCTGGTCCTTCGTGCGGCTGAGCCCGGGCAAGGAGTGGTTCTCCTACGGGATCGACGGCTTGGTTTTGGCCTTGGGGGTGGGGGCGGCGCTGGCGATCCTCCGGCGGGTCTTCCGGGAGCCCCTCCGCTTGGACCCCGACGACCTCATCATGCGCACGGTGGAGATCATTGCCGCCATTCCCAGCCTTTTCCTCCTCATCTCCTTGCGGGCGGTCTTCCCCACCAACGTGGATCCCCTCCTCACCTTCTACCTGGTGGTGGGCCTGCTGGGCTTCATCGGCTGGGGAGGGCTGGCCCGGGTGGTGCGGGGGATCGTCCTCAGCGTGCGGGAGATGGACTACGTGCAGGCGGCCAGGGCCCTAGGGGCCTCGGATTCCCGCATCATCGCCCGCCACATCCTGCCCGCCACCGCCAGCTACGTGATCGTGAGCCTTTCCCTCACCATCCCCGGCTTTATCCTGGGGGAAAGTGGGCTTTCCTTCCTCGGGCTTGGGGTCACGGAGCCCTACACCAGCTGGGGCCTCCTCCTCCAGGCGGCCCAGCAGGGGGGGTTTGCCTCCTTTACCGACCGGCCTTGGGTGTTGTGGCCCGGGTTTTTCATCTTCCTTTCGGTGCTGTCTTGGAACTTTTTGGGCGATGGCCTGCGGGATGCCTTGGACCCCAGGCGGAGGCAGTAG
- a CDS encoding ABC transporter permease: MTAYILRRILYLIPTFFGATFLAFLIIQLAPGDYLTQRELDPKVTPETIARLRAQFGLDRPIYEQYLLWMNNLLHLNLGYSFAFQAPVLEVIWPRVVNSMVIVIPSTLLLYLVAIPIGVYGAVRQYSLGDRILSFLAYIGLSVPSFFLALIAIYVLLQIKFRTGTLIFPVSGMTSSGFEQMPPLRQILDIAWHAVVPVLVATANDIAGLSRLMRGQMLEVLGQDYIRTARAKGLAERVVLYKHAFRNAVIPFVATLGGLLPSLISGAGFVEVVMAWPGITPFFLDAIANQDLYVIAGFLTVSLVLLMIGNLISDLLLAWVDPRIRYE, encoded by the coding sequence ATGACCGCATATATCCTTCGCCGAATCCTGTACCTGATCCCCACCTTCTTCGGGGCTACCTTCCTGGCCTTCCTCATCATCCAGCTGGCCCCGGGGGACTACCTGACCCAGCGGGAGCTGGATCCCAAGGTAACCCCGGAGACCATCGCCCGCCTTAGGGCCCAGTTCGGCCTGGACCGGCCCATCTACGAGCAGTACCTCCTCTGGATGAATAACCTCCTCCACCTCAACCTGGGCTACTCCTTCGCCTTCCAGGCGCCGGTCCTGGAGGTGATCTGGCCCCGGGTGGTGAACTCCATGGTAATCGTCATCCCCTCCACCCTTCTTCTGTACCTGGTGGCCATTCCCATCGGCGTCTATGGGGCGGTGCGCCAGTACTCCTTGGGGGACAGGATCCTTTCCTTTCTGGCGTATATCGGGCTTTCCGTGCCCAGCTTTTTCCTGGCGCTCATCGCCATCTACGTGCTTCTCCAGATCAAGTTCCGCACGGGTACCCTTATCTTTCCGGTTTCCGGCATGACCAGCAGCGGCTTTGAGCAGATGCCGCCCTTGCGCCAGATCCTGGACATCGCCTGGCATGCGGTGGTGCCTGTGCTGGTGGCCACCGCCAACGATATCGCCGGGCTTTCCCGCCTCATGCGGGGGCAGATGCTAGAGGTCTTGGGGCAGGACTACATCCGGACCGCCCGGGCCAAGGGCTTGGCCGAGCGGGTGGTCCTCTACAAGCACGCCTTTCGCAACGCGGTGATTCCCTTTGTGGCCACCTTGGGCGGGCTTCTTCCCAGCCTGATCTCGGGAGCGGGGTTCGTGGAGGTGGTTATGGCCTGGCCGGGTATTACCCCCTTTTTCCTGGACGCCATCGCCAACCAGGACCTTTACGTGATCGCCGGTTTTCTCACGGTGAGCCTGGTCCTCTTGATGATCGGCAACCTCATCTCCGATCTCCTCCTGGCCTGGGTGGACCCCAGGATCCGCTACGAATAG
- a CDS encoding NAD(P)/FAD-dependent oxidoreductase: MEHTDVIIIGAGPAGLFAGFYVGMRGLTFRFLDPLPEPGGQLAALYPEKYIYDVAGFPKVYAKDLVKGLVEQVAPFHPIYSLGERAETLEKDGELFKVTTSSGNTYTAKAVIIAAGVGAFEPRRLGAPGEKELEGKGVYYAVKTKAEFQGKRVLIVGGGDSAVDWALNLLGTAREITLIHRRPQFRAHEASVKELLKAHEEGRLTVLTPYEVRRIEGKERVEKAVIFHNATQEEKELEVDAVLILAGYLTKLGPLANWGLELEKNKIKVDTTMATSIPGVYACGDIVTYPGKLPLIVLGFGEAAIAANHAAAYANPALKVNPGHSSEKAEEKAPA; this comes from the coding sequence ATGGAGCACACAGACGTGATCATCATCGGCGCCGGGCCAGCGGGGCTTTTCGCGGGCTTTTACGTGGGCATGCGGGGGCTCACCTTCCGCTTCCTGGACCCTCTGCCGGAACCAGGGGGGCAGCTCGCCGCCCTTTACCCAGAGAAGTACATCTACGACGTGGCGGGCTTTCCCAAGGTGTATGCCAAGGACCTGGTGAAGGGGCTAGTGGAGCAGGTGGCCCCCTTCCACCCCATCTACAGCCTGGGGGAGCGGGCGGAAACCCTGGAAAAAGACGGGGAACTCTTCAAGGTGACCACCTCCTCCGGCAACACCTACACCGCCAAGGCGGTGATCATCGCCGCCGGGGTGGGGGCCTTTGAACCCCGGCGCCTGGGGGCTCCAGGGGAAAAGGAGCTCGAGGGCAAGGGCGTCTACTATGCGGTCAAAACCAAGGCCGAGTTCCAGGGGAAACGGGTCCTGATCGTGGGGGGTGGGGATAGCGCCGTGGACTGGGCCTTGAACCTCCTGGGTACCGCCCGGGAGATCACCCTGATCCACAGGAGGCCCCAGTTCCGGGCCCACGAGGCCAGCGTGAAGGAGCTCCTCAAGGCGCACGAGGAAGGGCGGCTCACCGTGCTGACCCCCTACGAGGTGCGGCGGATTGAGGGGAAGGAGCGCGTGGAAAAGGCGGTGATCTTCCACAACGCCACCCAGGAGGAAAAGGAGCTGGAGGTGGACGCCGTCTTGATCCTGGCGGGCTACCTCACCAAGCTGGGGCCCTTGGCCAACTGGGGGCTGGAGCTGGAAAAGAACAAGATCAAGGTGGACACCACCATGGCCACCAGCATCCCCGGGGTCTACGCCTGCGGGGATATCGTCACCTATCCGGGGAAACTCCCCCTCATCGTGTTGGGCTTCGGCGAGGCCGCCATCGCCGCCAACCACGCCGCCGCCTACGCCAACCCCGCCCTGAAGGTCAACCCCGGCCACTCCTCGGAAAAGGCCGAGGAGAAAGCCCCCGCTTAA
- a CDS encoding ABC transporter substrate-binding protein, with the protein MRKAFWLAAALALAGVASAQTFVWPQKWTVAKPSEVKRGGTLRQATISDYRTFNPFITAEADNVPATISGARGLVIRDPTTGDWIPYMAESFSVSANKLEITFKIRKGMKWSDGRPITADDWIMTWRIHTDKAVGSNRYDDFFIDGKPITLRKIDDYTIRFIYPRTDADAFRVASFAPWPAHIFGPVYQKDGAEGIKKMWTLNEKPENIVSGGPWLIESYRPGERLVLKRNPAFGEWNKDAAGNPLPYLDRYEIKIVKDTNAQLAEFLAGNIDVFAPSTVDHISQVRQAIQQGRLDATLKVNASPVASSQFMVFNWNKASDPFKQSLFRSDKFRRAMSHIVNRQAVVDIVYGGLGTPMYTSVYPVLTQWINPKVPKYEYDLRQAAKLLAELGFIKKDREGYLVDSRGRRIEFNLATNAGNTQREQIAKLIVDEAKKVGVKVNFQAIDFNTLVGQLLSSGPDRPFDAIIIGLTGGGLDWPFGPNVVPCKGNLHMWNKSGQCLDPRETQLDALYSRGRTELDFKKRVEIGYRMQEIEAQLLPVIYIAGPNYHPAWNNRLGGEHPDAIISSIWGQRELELTFIKK; encoded by the coding sequence ATGAGGAAAGCTTTCTGGTTGGCGGCGGCTTTAGCTTTAGCCGGCGTGGCCAGCGCCCAGACCTTTGTCTGGCCCCAGAAGTGGACCGTGGCCAAGCCCTCTGAGGTGAAGCGGGGAGGTACCCTGAGGCAAGCGACGATCTCCGACTACCGCACCTTCAACCCCTTCATCACCGCCGAGGCGGATAACGTGCCGGCCACCATCTCGGGGGCCAGGGGCCTGGTCATCCGCGACCCCACCACTGGGGACTGGATCCCCTACATGGCGGAGTCCTTCAGCGTAAGCGCCAACAAGCTGGAGATCACCTTCAAGATCCGCAAGGGCATGAAGTGGTCGGACGGCCGTCCCATCACCGCCGACGACTGGATCATGACCTGGCGCATCCACACGGATAAGGCGGTGGGGTCCAACAGGTACGATGACTTCTTTATTGACGGCAAGCCCATCACCCTGCGCAAGATTGACGACTACACCATCCGCTTCATCTACCCCAGGACGGATGCGGATGCCTTTAGGGTGGCCAGCTTTGCGCCCTGGCCGGCCCACATCTTCGGGCCCGTTTACCAGAAGGATGGGGCGGAGGGCATCAAGAAGATGTGGACCCTGAACGAAAAGCCCGAGAACATCGTGTCCGGGGGTCCCTGGCTCATCGAGAGCTACCGCCCGGGGGAGCGCCTGGTGCTGAAGCGCAACCCCGCCTTCGGGGAGTGGAACAAGGACGCGGCGGGCAACCCCCTGCCCTACCTGGACCGCTACGAGATCAAGATCGTCAAGGACACCAACGCCCAGCTGGCCGAGTTCCTGGCGGGGAACATCGACGTCTTTGCCCCCTCCACCGTGGACCACATCTCCCAGGTGCGCCAGGCCATCCAGCAAGGCCGCTTGGACGCCACCCTCAAGGTGAACGCTTCCCCGGTGGCCAGCAGCCAGTTCATGGTCTTCAACTGGAACAAGGCCTCGGATCCCTTCAAGCAAAGCCTTTTCCGCTCGGATAAGTTCCGCCGGGCCATGAGCCACATCGTGAACCGTCAGGCGGTGGTGGACATCGTCTACGGCGGTCTGGGCACCCCCATGTACACGAGCGTTTACCCCGTGCTTACCCAGTGGATCAACCCCAAGGTGCCCAAGTACGAGTATGACCTCCGGCAGGCGGCCAAGCTCCTTGCCGAGCTCGGCTTCATCAAGAAGGACCGGGAGGGGTACCTGGTGGACTCCCGGGGGCGGCGGATTGAGTTTAACCTCGCCACCAACGCCGGCAACACCCAGCGGGAGCAGATCGCCAAGCTGATCGTGGACGAGGCCAAGAAGGTGGGGGTCAAGGTCAACTTCCAGGCCATAGACTTCAACACCCTGGTGGGCCAGCTCCTCTCCTCGGGCCCCGACCGGCCCTTTGACGCCATCATCATCGGCCTCACCGGCGGCGGCCTCGACTGGCCCTTTGGCCCCAACGTGGTGCCCTGCAAGGGTAACCTGCACATGTGGAACAAGTCGGGCCAGTGCCTGGATCCCAGGGAAACCCAGCTGGATGCCCTTTACTCCCGTGGCCGCACCGAGCTGGACTTCAAGAAGCGGGTGGAGATCGGCTACCGCATGCAGGAGATTGAGGCCCAGCTCCTGCCCGTCATCTACATCGCCGGGCCCAACTACCACCCCGCCTGGAACAACCGCCTGGGTGGGGAGCACCCCGATGCCATCATCAGCAGCATCTGGGGCCAGCGGGAGCTGGAGCTGACCTTCATCAAGAAGTGA
- a CDS encoding ABC transporter ATP-binding protein — MRENHVLLEIQDLKKHFPIRGGILSRVVGSVKAVDGVSFAIKKGEVLGLVGESGSGKTTVGRTLLRLIEPTGGRILFDGQDITDLPKDKLRPYRRRMQIIFQDPFSSLNPRMTVGDIIAEPLIIHGIGKTPQERTERVAELLKLVGLSPDHMRRYPHEFSGGQRQRIGIARALAVAPEFIVADEPVSALDVSIQAQVVNLLMDLKEELGLTLLFIAHDLAVVEYISDRVAVMYLGKVMEIASSRELYRNPKHPYTEALLSAVPIPDPTVKRERIVLQGDIPSPINPPSGCVFRTRCRYALPECAQVVPELKEVAPGHFKACIRDDIL; from the coding sequence ATGAGGGAAAACCATGTCCTCCTGGAGATCCAGGACCTAAAAAAGCACTTCCCCATCCGCGGCGGGATCCTCTCCCGCGTGGTGGGAAGCGTCAAGGCGGTGGATGGGGTTTCCTTCGCCATCAAGAAGGGGGAGGTTTTGGGCCTGGTGGGGGAGTCGGGTAGCGGCAAGACCACGGTGGGCCGCACCCTCCTGCGCCTCATCGAGCCCACGGGGGGGCGCATCCTCTTTGACGGGCAGGACATCACGGACCTTCCCAAGGACAAGCTCCGCCCGTACCGCCGCCGGATGCAGATCATCTTCCAGGACCCCTTTAGCTCCTTGAACCCCCGGATGACCGTGGGGGATATCATCGCCGAGCCCCTCATCATCCACGGGATCGGCAAGACGCCCCAGGAGCGCACGGAGAGGGTGGCGGAGCTTTTGAAGCTGGTGGGGCTTTCCCCGGACCACATGCGCCGGTATCCCCACGAGTTCTCGGGTGGCCAAAGGCAAAGGATCGGCATCGCCCGTGCCCTGGCGGTGGCCCCGGAGTTCATCGTGGCCGACGAGCCGGTTTCCGCCCTGGACGTGTCCATTCAGGCCCAGGTGGTGAACCTCCTCATGGACCTGAAGGAGGAGCTGGGCCTCACCCTCCTCTTCATCGCCCACGACCTGGCGGTGGTGGAGTACATCTCCGACCGGGTGGCGGTGATGTACCTGGGCAAGGTGATGGAGATCGCCTCCTCCCGGGAGCTTTACCGCAACCCCAAGCACCCCTACACCGAGGCCCTGCTTTCCGCGGTGCCCATCCCTGACCCCACGGTGAAGCGGGAGCGCATCGTCCTCCAAGGGGATATCCCCTCGCCCATCAACCCCCCGTCGGGCTGCGTTTTCCGTACCCGGTGCCGGTACGCCCTTCCCGAGTGCGCCCAGGTGGTGCCGGAGCTTAAGGAGGTGGCCCCCGGCCACTTCAAAGCCTGCATCCGGGACGACATCCTGTAG